The Microcaecilia unicolor chromosome 3, aMicUni1.1, whole genome shotgun sequence nucleotide sequence gggaaaatgtgggatacaaatgcaataaataaataaataaattcattccatgaagaatctcaaagagtagcaacattccagaaccaaaagaatagcaagattccatgaagaataaagagtagcaacattccagaaccccaaagagtagcaagattctggaaccctaaagagtagcaacattccatgctacaaatcccagggcaagtggtTGCTtccctgtctcaatagcagactatggacttttcctccaggaatttgtcaaaacctttttagaacccagatacactaaccgttggAATCACACCATCAAGTTGGCAACCTGTGTGGCTACAATATAACTTGCTAGTTCCACAGAAGGCAAAGATGAAAcccatagggacccttttactaagctgtggtaaaaggggccctacgctAGTGGAAGTGTGAGCTTTTGCTGTGCGcagagtccccttttaccacagtgggtaaaaaggtggaaaaaagaaatggccgtgtggtaagttcgcacttgctacACGGCCATTATGGGGGGACCAAttcctgccacccactgaggtggcagtaaggtctcccatGCTAACCTAGCAGTAAACCCCTGCAGTGATAATTTTTGAACAATTCTGGCAGCACCGGAAATGCCGTATGCGTGACCGCgatgggccagcggtagttctggattgccattAGGGAaccgtttagtaaaaggtccccgtTGGAAATAGTAAGGATCTATAAGCAGTAGCTGTTGCTACatcactagccccccccccccatttcccctaGGGTGTGCTCCCAGAAAATATTTGTGTTGCTTCCTGTAACATTTCTAGGAATGTTAACTTTATTAGAGTTTTTTTCCGTTATATCGTCATGGGAGCAATGGACTGAATTCAGTCGGCGatcaaaattcagtgctgaaaacaaTCGGCACTGAATAGTATTCTTTAATGGGTGTTTGGGGATCAGCgccctttatagactagcacaggaatctgcacccaacttggggCACGAGGATTTATACAAACCAAAATCTGGTGCAAATCCTTGCACGTAAGTTAGGCATAGATCTCCAGTATTCAGAAATACTGCATGCATTTTTAGTGAATATCCCTGACCACCCATGTCCACACcgccttttgagttgcacgctataagATTTGTGCGtgaatctttacagaatagcgcttagcaagacgTGTGcgcaaataaaaaaatgttgccATTCAAagccaataattgttagcgcccaattattactgctaattggctcattacccaaGTTAGTTGCACACACCTCTCAGGATAGCGCACGATTTTGCACGTGGAAATTTGCACACCTTTTCTAGAATCTGGCCAAATATCATTAAGAGTGCAGGCTTTTTCAGACACAAGACAGTACTTGAGATGCACTTCAGATCTGCACCAATGATGATGCAAAAGAAACCCGTTCCAGATATGCAGTCCAAACAGCAAGTTTATTTAACATGAAACCTGACGTGGTCCACGTTTttggtcagattctatatagagtgcctgaaaaatccatgcggtaaaaaaatatgcctaagcgtattctctaaagtaaccatacatttttatagaatgggcttaaaTTTTTGGAGTATACAAAAGTTAAATGAAAGAGATAATGGGCCAGACTTTGAAACTGTAGATAAGTTTGAGTCCCTCTGTGTGTTTCTTTGGGGATCTAAATCTCTCACTGGAAGCAGACAAAATTTTATATAATCCTCTGACTAATCAGCAGCATCCTGACTCAGTACATGAGGTTCTTGCAGCTCACTAAGAGATACAAACCAGGACTTAATCACTTGAAAGTGTAAAGGTTTTCCGCTCTGGGTATGCGAGGATGTGTGACATTACCTTATGAACCAGCCAATGTAGTTCCAAAATATATTTGTTCTGCCACCATTGTATTGCTGACGTCAAGGTCATCACACATTGTCCGAAACTAGTTCTTCCAAGGTTAGTAAGTTATGTTTTATGTCTTACATCTGTCTAAAGTTGTTGGATTATTCTGAGTTAAATCTACATGTgttcttttcacttatatttcaGCTGTAATAAGTACCAAGTCATGCACTTTTGCAGGTTATATCTCTTGGTCATAGCATGAAGATTAAATCATGACATAAatgagttgccctactgggtcacaccagaggtccatcaagaccaatatcctgtttccaacagtagtcaaGCCAAGTACTTGGTAAGATCCCTAAATATAGACAGTCTCCATGCTGGTGATCCTCAGGGAGTCTACTTTACTAaaggtatatggacttttcctccagaaacttgcccaaaccgttttttccctgttttgaccacattctctggcaatgaattccagagctttgtTCTGTGTTGagccaaaaatatttcctccaatttgtttttaaaagtgcTACTTactaacttcatggagtgtccccttgtctttgtagtTATCGAAAGCGTAAACAACTGATCTGCAAGTTTTAGTGAACTATCAAAACTTGTTAAATGCTAATTTTAGTGAATAAAAAGAACAAATAGGACCACAAAATTggataataaatatttatttgctcAAAACTTCAAGGAGACATCAAAGGGTAACTGAAAAATGTTGATAAGTGCCAACTAAGCACCTTGCTCAATTTGACGTTTGTTGATTTTTGTGTCctagttgttttttctttttgggagTTGCAAGTGAACCaggaaaatgtgttttgaaaccaTCAGGAGCAATGCTTAAAGGAAAACAATGAGCAGACCTGCAGACTGACATGCATTTCTACTATTGCAAATTAGAAATGTTTGGAATATTTTCTTGACCTGATGAGAAAAAAAAGATTACCCTGATGAAGTGCACACAGCTCTTCACAGTTAGTCAGAAAGTTATTGAGAaagtccataagaacataagagaagtcacactgggtcagaccgatggttaTTCTAGCCCAGtgtcccgtttccaacagtggtcaatccaggttaaaagtacctggcaaaaacccaaatcgtggcaatactccatactacaaatcccagggcaagcagtagcttccccgtgtctgtcttaatagcagactatggacttctcctccaggaacttgtacaaacctttttttaaacccagatgcgctaactgctgttaccacatcctccgacaaagagttccagagcttaactattcattgagtgaaaaattatttcctcctatttgttttaaaagtatttccatgtaacttccttgactgtcccctagcctttgtatttttggaatgagtaaaaaatcaatttacttctactcgttctacaccactccggattttgtagacctcaatcatatctcccctcagccatctcttttccaagctgaagagccctaacctctttagcctttcctcatacgagaggagttccagcccctttattattttgatcgctgttctttgaacctaaCAAAATATTGTTTGTTGATCTTTTCTCTATATCTTCACATGAATTAAAGTGGCAACTTCACTACTTTAGTCATGAACTCACCCAAAAAAACAGGTGAAAGGAACAACAGGAAACCTTGATGTGGAGGAACAAATCAGGGATATGGAATATTAGCAAACATTAAGGGATACTTTTGAATGCTAATCAAAAACCGTATCATCTTGTTTTCTCTtctgtattttcttttatttctatttattaccaaactagtggaacccagcccatttcctcaacaatgaaacgggccctaggaaggctctcttgtaagtgattttttgtctctcccctgccctcccctccatgtccagcgattctcctcttccctgccctcccattcatgtcctgcgattctcttctctcctgtcctctcctcccatccatgtccatcgattctgctctgctctgccctgccctcctttcAATGCGccgcaattctctcttcctttgtacctcatcgttttccggctggcctggctggcttcccttctgttggtaacatcctgatgtcagctcgcctccagcgttcccttccctctcactgttccaccctcatTATGTTTTGAcgggagggcggggcagagagggggaatggaacgctggaggctggctgacatcatgagatgttacgaacccaggcagccaaacagcgatggaacgttggaagtgcaattattatataggatgttcccCCCCTTTGCAAAGCCACTCTAGAGGCTGCTGGTGCGgttatgccgacacagcccattcactttgaatgggttgcgTTGACATTgctgcgcggctttgtaaaaggggtaaGAGAAACTCAAGCATAAAGCACATCATAAAGGAACAAATAGCAGTGATTCAAGAAACAATACATAATCAGAGGCAACaccatttataaaaaaaattcaacacagaacacagaccaaatTCTTGATTTCTTgcctaaatttaatttaatttcatatttatattttgctctagCACCCAAGATGCCACTACAAAAATTTCAAGGTCCAAATTGCCTATACACACCAAGTCAAATTATATATAAACATTATTAAAATATTAAgactaaataaaagaaaataaaaataaaaccttctaAGATAGGACAAGATTGGGGGTGgtattgggtcaatattcagtcaatgggagtcagcatttctttaaacactCTTGGGCCGATGCTGGGAACTCCCACagtaaagccaacagcgcagaaccCATGCCACCGAAACAGCGCAGAAAACTTGCTCACccatgctcaaaggaaatgctattcaaattatatgcatgctgtgaaagtgaaagcaagggggagCGTTCTTGGTGCATGTACAGAAGAGTTTCACggtaaggaatcctgtttagaaggaatggatccaaagaagcttagcggagattaggtggcaacaccgatAATTAGGAGGCAAAGCcacaactgggcagacttctacggtctgtgccctgattgtggctgaatagatttggatgggctggagtggagcttttcaggggcttcgatgacaacttcagaagttttagaacaagaacCGTATCgggcacacttctacggtctatgccaggaaaatggcaaagacaaatcaagatcaggtaagacaaatgaagtatcacatcatcccttaagtaatgagtttatcttgatgggcagactggatggaccgttcaggtctttatctgccgtcaattTAGTATCGTACTATGTTATgtaagctcagctcttgtgcgcatgtgccaggcaaacCCGAAATGAAGCACATTATTGCCTGTTTTCTGTGcccttaaatattttatttatttatttatttattaaggttttcatttttttaaacttggaagGATTACATTTAAGTgcaggaaacaggcgccaatCACTGCCCTGTTTGCTGTGACTCCCACACATTCGTCTCTCACTACCAGTGCTaaggggcttgcacgggcttccttctgcttccaaattaattAAAAAACTGACAGATTTAAAATaaggaatcatgagaaatcctctcttcaaactccCTAATGTCTGCTCTGAGCTAGTtaggttttcagcggtaagggcgGCCTGCGTTGTTCTCTCAGCATTGGAAGgcaataggaaatgacctcattaacacccGTTTGACTACGATTGCGCTAACCTTTGCTGCGCTTGTTGGTCTTCCGGTGCTAATCACTTCCAGTGCTGGTGTTACGTTTTGAGCAATGGCCCATGACTGCCGTGGGCTGAACTAGTTTTCCATGTCTTACCAATATGCAGTGCCAGCATCCAGACAGATAATCGGATAAGGTTAGGACTGCTATTGATGTGGTCCTACCTGCTCGGTTAGTTATTCGGAGACTAAATTGTGTggtcccgatattcagaccgtgggattTAGCTGGGCTGACTCCTGCGGTCggagctgagcctggatatttgaTGCCGGACCATGTCTGGGATCTGGCAGTGAATATTCATGTCATCGCGTCATcctgaagttaaccaggcactatgCAGAGACCAGTGCTTGGTTAGCTTggcggctaaagttaggacaacctaACATGATGTGCTTACTTCACCAGTTAACAGACTGAATATCGCCGCTAACCAATGAAGTGCTGGGTCCACCCACACTCTGCCTTTGGAACACCCCAGCATTGCCTAGTTAGATACTGCTATCTGTGGCCAGCTCGTTGACTTAAGTGAGGCGTAGATATATGCAGAGAAAGTGGACGATGGgcttgagaaagagagagagattttcaaaaatgtttttctccCCAGGTAAACCCCCATTTTCCCAAGGAGAACCCTTTGAAAAGGACCCTCCCTGATTCTTTACAATGGACCAAGAGGCAGAATTAAAAAACGAAGAAGTGTGTTGACGAGCAGGGCTTCATTTTCTCAGGACAGGCTGAGCCAGGGCATTACCCCAGGGCATACATGGACCTGTAGTTCCAGTTTTCCTAGTATAAATTCTCGACTATGCTAATATTTTACTAAGGGAAGGAGGTACCTACTGTCCTTTATAGAAAAGATGCAATATAGGTGCTTGCTTATAAATTATCACCTTGGAATTATTTCCAttccatatgtgtgtgtgtaagtttgttttgtttgtacagcttttgatgctgctttcgactcctgacttgtaacttttatcttatccttatgtgtccttctgtctgtccttcccttatcctttttggtcctgtctgtttgtcctgatttagattgtaagctcttttgagcagggactatcttcttcatgttcaattgtaaagcgctgcatacaACTGGTAGcgttatagaagtgatttatagtagtagtagtaaatggacacTGGTAATACTCTGTACCAGGGCTCAAGCAGCTAACCCAGCATGTATGACTGCATAAAAAGCCCAGTTAACTGTGTGGGTACAGAAATTAATATTAACCATGCCAGGGTAACTTCTAGGCACTGCcaacacccagatattcagagGATCTGGCACTGAAAatctaatttagccagcaatggctgaatattgacttgtacgtttttggctgaaaattcatcttaatttagaagCTTAAAAGTTATGGGGTCGCTATTTAGCTGACCGGATTCGGGGCAGATATTTAGTGGATAACTTCAGCGTCAGTAGCCAGATGttgaatattcaggtttaaaTTAGCCTGTGGAGGCCAAGGATTACAAAAACGCtatcatgggctgaatattgactgatatgcttataaatttagtcCTGCTATTCATTTGCCTAATTTATGAGCCTTGTGCTGAAAATTAGTACTCAGTTCCTAACTTTTTCCCACCCTAAATCCGCCTCTGTTGAAACCCACTTTTTATTTTTGAATCATGTCTGTGCTTCTTTGAATACCTctaaagcactccgttcctgaagaagccacgtttctaggcgaaacgggttcccgtagaaCGGACAATGAAGAGTGCCTGATTCCAAAGCTAAGCGGCGTGAACAGACAAATGAGAGTGCCCGAATCTAAAACTAAAAAGCTAAGTAGCATAATATTCTATGCCTCAGTGATTGAATATTTGAAATGACTATTTCAATGTGGGAAAGAATAAGAATGTattagaaaaaaatttaaaaatattaataatataGTAAAAAGCCATAAAATTGTAAGCTCACTATAGAATGAAGTTTTTTAGCCCAATGATCGAATCGTGGTGCGTGTCATAAAAGTTTATATGACCACACACTAAACCCTGGGtattttacccacggtttctgagggctttttcttcatttactAACAAGCACGTTAATTGTCACTGGAATTTCAACTGtgtgatgggacaacttccctatgaggaaaggctaaagcagctaggtctcttaagcttggagaaaagatggttgcagggagatatgatagaggtctataaaacaatgagtggagtggaaggggtagatgtgaatcacttgtttactctttccaaaaatattagtactagggggcactcaatgaagctacaaagtagtagatttaaaatgaatcggagaaaatatttcttcactcattgtgtaatttAACTCTTGAATtgattgccaaagaatgtagtaaaagtggttagcttacaagagttttaaaaaaggtttagatggcttcctaaaggaaaagtccatagaccattattaaaatggacttagggaaaatccactgcttatttttaggataactGTCAAAATTATATATGGCTATAATCTACCAATGTACCGATAATACTTGCAACATTCACTAGTGGTAGAATATAAAGAACACGGTGCTAATCCGTATTGGATGGAATGGAGAAGTCTCATTCAGTCACTTCAACTACTTAGGCTACTGCTTTTAACACCCTTCGGGTGAGCCTGTGTGGTGTGACAATTTATAATCATCGACACCCTCCAACCATCCGTGATATGTGTAATTGTGACTAGTGATCTTTTCTCTTGTCTGATTTACTTaatagtttttttaaaaaactttttgttGAATATCACTCTTCGTTTATAACTCACACCTCTTCACAGCTTAGCACTCAAGTGATCTTCACACTTTATATTTTCAAATGCCGGAGGCAATTGCAAACAATTGTGGTCCCGGAAATGGCTTACGTGTCTGTATACCTCTCTTACATTCAGGTTTTACAACTGCCATAAATTACACTTATTTCATGTAGGAGACATAGGAGCTGGACtgatataatttatctttacatGCTCCCAGGTATGACTGTAatccctgggataagcagcataaaatgtattgtactgttttgggatcttgctgggtacttgtgaacctggattggccactgtttgaaacaggatgctgggcttgatggaccttcggtgtgtcccagtatggcaatacttatgtacttattgggcACAGAGTAGTTTGTTAAAGACATAGTTCCCTGCTAGGCAGGGTTTGAGTTCAATTAGTAGTGCTGATAAAACCACCATCAGTGCTGAATGTACAAAACTCACAATTAATGTGAAACTCAGCTGCCTGAGTATTGTTGCATACTACCTACAAAGACTATTGGTTTGACTCTTAAAGAGGCTTCTGATTCAGTTCAACTGCATCCAGCACTAGCTCCCATGTTGGTGTACTTGAGTTAGAACCTCAGTACTGTCTGTCTTGCATGTGCCAAACTTTGTAACTGTTCAACTTTGTCCTTCCAGGAGAGATATGAAAGCCAGCAACCAGAgtacagtgacagaattcattaTTGCAGGATTCCCGGGCATCGAAGGCATCCAGTCCTTGCTCTTTGTGTTCCTCCTTCTCACGTACCTCCTCATCATTACTGGGAATGTGCTTATCTTCTTGGCGATCCGGCTCCATCAGCGTCTCCATGCTCCCATGTACTTTTTCATCAGCGTTCTGTCCTGCCTGGAACTCTGCTATACAGCAGTCACTATCCCCAAAATGCTTTCCAATTTACTAGATGCGAGGAAAAGCATTTCTTTCAGGGGTTGCATCTTGCAGATTTATTGTTTTCATGCCATGGGGATCACCGAAGTCTTCCTGCTCACATCAATGGCTTATGACCGCTACTTGGCCATCTGCACTCCCTTGTATTACCCAACTGTCATGACATCAAAAGTTGGCATGTTGCTGGTTGCAGGCTCTTGGCTTTGTGGATTTCTCTACCCCTTGCCGGAAATCATTCTGGTTTCTCGTTTGCCTTTCTGTGGCTCCAATGTCATTGATCATATTTTCTGTGATTTGCCGCCCCTGCTGAGCTTAGCTTGTGGTGATACCTCCTTAAGCTTACTTGTTGATTTTACGTTGAACATCTGTGTGCTGTCGGTACCTCTTCTCCTCATCCTGCTCTCTTATATCAAAATCATCCAGGCTGTGTTGAAGATCCAGTCTGCAGAAGGACGGAAAAAGGCCTTCTCCACCTGTGCCACTCACCTCATTGTGGTGGCGATGTTCATCGGCACGCCGGGCTTCATGTACATCCGGCTGACCAAAACGTACTCTTTGGCCTATGATAGGATGCTCTCGGTGATCTATGCTGTTATAACACCCTTGCTAAACCCAATAATATACAGTCTGAGAAACAAGGAGATAAGAGATGCTATGTGGAAGATGGTGACAGGAAGACAGTAGGTCTTGGCCTGTACATTTTTCATCTCACTAAATTCATTTAGGTGGTACCAGTTAAACTATAGATCTAAgcagtatgtttatgtttaatacaATGATATAACGCAAAGTCCAATTCAACAGGATATATGTGGTGTACATTAATTGTATAGTAATTGTATATAGATAATCTGTCTCCTAGTTATTCTGTAAAGAGCAGCTGTCTACTCTATCTGGAGTAAAGATTTTCTCAACCTAGGTGCAGAAAAAAATCTCTCTAGTTATTCATTAGTGGGATGGCGTTCAGGCCGGTGCTAGACATGATGGAGTCTAGGGAGGGGGCCCCCAAAGCTTTCTTGcagattgtccctctttcaacttcaggcaggaTTGGGGCCCCCATTGACATGGTGGTCCAGGGCTCTGTTTGCTCAGCCCTAACGCCGGCCCTGATGGCGTAGCATAAACTGAGGACAAGGATAGGTTCGCTCACCATTGGCCTGATTCCAAATCTCTGGAAAATAAGCTTAATAACTTAGGCCCTGTTAGGCACCAAAAGTAATCAGGTAGCACGCCTATACTATAACAGTTTAAtttctgttctagaatactagcctatGTTGGCATCAGGATTAGGCGCTACCAGTTATGACAGGTCTATGGTTGGTGCAAATGTTAGAACGTAAATGCAACATGGAGTGTAATTTATAGTATTTCTTCAATGTTGgccccacccatgtgaatgcccctaaCAATTACATATGAAGTCATTTTACACCTAATTATCAAATAGGTATACACActttacacgatgtgatacccgcaagtgagccttctctggagtagcccccacactctggaatgcatttcctgaaaggctccgcttaacacaagactatctctacttcaggaagcaggtgaaagcttggctcttcaaccaggccttgaatggaagaagtaactaactcgttagtctcactcacacacacaaggattgactcgggttgcatatactgcagcgggacatgcttatccactcctccatgtgcaactttctttaaatcagtcaccttactttctaattcttcctacttcttacccatctatatgttacaactttgccttacccttcactaccaattataatgttctattacgtattgtgttgacattgcaagtatacaataccatactttgtattgttttcaaatatttttactgctgtaattgcctattgctcatgtttgatctattcttactgtacaccactttgagtgaactccttcaaaaaggcggtaaataaatcctaataaataaataaataaataaattctataacactgtacacaaatcctagaaatgcccctgatccagcccatacccttcccatggccattcGCACAGAACAGTACTCTCTGACCCCAGAGTCGCAGCATGCACCAATGCCAAAATTACTGCAGGGTGCCTGAGCATGCCCTGCattaaggcattttaagctgcggtaagcatgcgttggtgcttactgtagctttgtaaaaggacccctaagagggCTACAGGGTGGGAGAGTTGGTAGGGTGGGTGTTAGGTTCTGAGGAAGAAGCAGGAATGGATTGGGGGACTGTTGATTTCAcagatctgcaccctggtccacaaaattatctacgacgaagccccgggatacatgacagacctcatagacctaccaaccagaaacacaacaggatcaacacgaacttacctaaatctccaatacccaagctgcaaaggactcaaatacaaatcaacctatgcatccagcctttcctacataagcacacaactatggaacgcattaccaagagccgtgaaaacaacttataatcacctaaactttcggaaatcattaaaaactaacctgctcaaaaaggcataccctactgacccaacttaaatgcctgtaccctgcaacataacgaatgcctgtaccctgcaatacAATGAAACTAAgcccgtaatggacatataataactcttcctctctacgattccctaatgtgtctgttacacatgaaccttactctaccataacatcagtttgtatttgttcataccggatttGGCGATCGCCATACGGTagtatgtgagccacattgagcctgcaaataggtgggaaaatgtgggatacaaatgtaacaaataaataaaataaataaacagatggTCTTCTCTCGCATCTTCGGGATTGTGGTGAGGAGGGGGTGGTTAGGAGGGGAGGTGTTGGGGGAGGCAAGTGTTGGGGAAAATGTTGTTGTTGTATTATTAAAGAGGGGGGTGAAATAGGTTGTATTTTCAACTTGTCGCATTATTAATGTACGTTTTCTACCTGAATTTTTGCTTTCTCTGTTTCAGTTATCTGTATTtcctctatctatatatatatataattctcacctccaacgttctgtcctgcctgggaccgtggctcctgtggtctgctaggcaccatCATGACGTGTGCCCCTCACGCcactcccaccgagttccagattccaccctccctccgatttcaacaccctccCCTCCGCGTTATGGACCCCTGGAACCCTCTGCCGCGAtcccctcgacccccccctccagaCGAAAACACTCCTCTGCCGCCGTCGTGtaactgtgctgacgggggaccccaacccccgacagccgaagttctcttctcGGCTGTGCCGGGGCGTTTCTTCATGAATGATcagctgttcaagtttctgtgcgcgcgtctgacatcagacacatgtacagaaacttcaa carries:
- the LOC115464559 gene encoding olfactory receptor 6N2-like, which gives rise to MKASNQSTVTEFIIAGFPGIEGIQSLLFVFLLLTYLLIITGNVLIFLAIRLHQRLHAPMYFFISVLSCLELCYTAVTIPKMLSNLLDARKSISFRGCILQIYCFHAMGITEVFLLTSMAYDRYLAICTPLYYPTVMTSKVGMLLVAGSWLCGFLYPLPEIILVSRLPFCGSNVIDHIFCDLPPLLSLACGDTSLSLLVDFTLNICVLSVPLLLILLSYIKIIQAVLKIQSAEGRKKAFSTCATHLIVVAMFIGTPGFMYIRLTKTYSLAYDRMLSVIYAVITPLLNPIIYSLRNKEIRDAMWKMVTGRQ